The Pseudomonadota bacterium genome window below encodes:
- a CDS encoding class I SAM-dependent methyltransferase: MTSMLNWHPKSGIKKAIVKAGGIRDEVLTAHPNGHFYSPVVNPSSLSGDLWSDRSGVAGIDFCSDRHRLLLSDWFPRHLPHFDYPFDEPEDPSRYFVGNSQFSWLDARTLFVFLRELRPKRMVEVGSGFSSLLSADVNHRFLNDEMDLTCIEPFPRPFLTTAIAGLNRVVTEKVENVDLTLFGQLESGDILFIDSSHVAKTGSDVNHLFFEVIPRLSAGVFFHIHDIFLPGEYPREWVVNENRSWNEQYLLQAFLMFNQSFEVFFGCSYAHRSFPDLVGAALGLGGQSFGGGSMWIRRTST, encoded by the coding sequence ATGACCAGCATGTTGAATTGGCACCCAAAATCGGGGATCAAAAAGGCGATTGTGAAAGCCGGAGGGATCCGAGATGAGGTATTGACGGCGCACCCCAACGGGCATTTCTACTCCCCCGTTGTGAATCCCTCGAGCCTTTCTGGAGATCTCTGGAGTGACCGTAGCGGCGTTGCTGGAATCGACTTTTGCTCCGACCGGCATCGCCTGCTGCTCAGCGATTGGTTTCCAAGACATCTTCCCCATTTTGACTATCCCTTTGATGAGCCTGAGGACCCGTCGCGTTACTTTGTCGGTAACTCACAGTTTTCCTGGCTGGACGCAAGGACGCTATTCGTGTTCCTGCGGGAGCTCAGACCCAAAAGGATGGTTGAGGTGGGTTCCGGGTTCTCGTCGCTGCTCTCCGCAGATGTGAATCATCGCTTCCTGAACGATGAGATGGATTTGACCTGCATCGAGCCCTTTCCGCGTCCATTTCTAACGACAGCAATTGCGGGGCTTAATCGGGTGGTGACGGAAAAGGTTGAAAACGTTGATCTGACGCTGTTCGGCCAGTTGGAAAGCGGCGACATCCTGTTCATCGACTCGTCCCATGTCGCGAAGACGGGAAGCGACGTCAACCATCTCTTTTTTGAAGTGATACCCCGATTGTCTGCCGGTGTCTTTTTCCACATTCACGATATCTTTTTGCCCGGTGAGTACCCAAGAGAATGGGTGGTGAACGAAAACAGAAGCTGGAATGAGCAGTATCTTCTGCAGGCGTTCCTGATGTTCAATCAAAGCTTCGAGGTGTTTTTCGGCTGCAGCTATGCCCACCGGTCGTTCCCGGATCTGGTCGGAGCTGCGCTCGGACTGGGCGGCCAGTCTTTTGGTGGCGGGAGCATGTGGATCAGGCGAACCAGTACTTAG
- a CDS encoding TIGR03084 family metal-binding protein encodes MFQEATDFREESEALYVILKDLDDNALRTPTLFKGWTFDDVLGHLHFWNRAAVMSVEDEATLVALLGRAASEIPTGGLRGFEDQQLDHIHGKELREAWRDGFLATAERLGSADPKKRVKWAGPPMSVRSSVTARLMETWAHGQAIYDALGLMREDTDRIKGIAFLGINTFVWTFANRGLEVPNPPPLVRLEAPSGKIWEWNGPNDVDSITGSAAEFCQVVTQTRNIADTQLLLVGETAKRWMEIAQCFAGPPTAPPRRGDRFVSR; translated from the coding sequence GTGTTTCAGGAAGCGACCGACTTTCGTGAGGAGAGTGAGGCCCTCTACGTCATATTGAAGGACCTCGATGACAACGCGCTTAGGACGCCCACGCTGTTTAAAGGCTGGACGTTTGACGACGTACTGGGCCATCTCCACTTCTGGAACCGTGCAGCAGTGATGTCGGTGGAAGATGAAGCCACACTCGTGGCGCTCTTAGGTCGCGCTGCCTCGGAGATTCCCACGGGAGGCCTGCGGGGGTTTGAAGACCAACAGCTTGATCACATACATGGCAAGGAATTGCGCGAAGCGTGGCGTGATGGATTTCTGGCCACGGCCGAACGGCTTGGCTCCGCCGACCCAAAGAAGCGGGTGAAATGGGCCGGCCCGCCGATGAGCGTCCGGTCTAGCGTAACGGCGAGGCTGATGGAAACCTGGGCGCATGGTCAGGCTATCTATGACGCTCTCGGTCTGATGCGTGAAGACACCGACCGCATCAAAGGCATTGCGTTCTTGGGTATCAACACCTTCGTATGGACCTTCGCCAACCGCGGGCTTGAGGTTCCGAATCCCCCTCCCCTGGTTAGGCTTGAAGCGCCAAGTGGCAAGATCTGGGAGTGGAACGGGCCAAACGATGTTGACAGTATTACCGGCAGCGCGGCCGAGTTTTGCCAAGTCGTCACACAAACTCGGAACATCGCCGATACTCAATTACTTCTAGTTGGCGAGACAGCAAAACGATGGATGGAAATCGCGCAGTGTTTCGCCGGACCGCCGACGGCCCCGCCGAGGCGTGGTGACCGTTTCGTTTCACGCTGA
- a CDS encoding NAD(P)/FAD-dependent oxidoreductase codes for MKRVTTIIIGAGQSGLAMSHSLARQSVEHVILERGRVANTWRTERWNSLRLLTPNWQSRLPGHEYHGTDPHGFRTLIETIRFFDDYARKTGAPIETLTTVLSVKRLRNGYRVQTDRGDWECLCLVLANGAMTLPALPEVAADRPSCLQSLAIPDYKRPCDIVGASVLIVGASASGVQLAEELALAGRNVFLSVGEHVRVPRRYRGHDILWLMNAAGYFDHSIADVDDLSRVRTLPSFQLVGSTTGRSVDLNRLQKLGVKIVGRLTAFRGGRALFSGNLHNVCRLADLKMQRLLRTLDAWIDESLPQSRSLGGAFPNPTLVPDNPELVLDLKAAGIDSILWATGLKPDYSFLDLPVFDARGRLMHDGGVVGAPGVYVLGLPFMRTRKSSLIDGAADDAKALAAHLVGYLNDSRTQVA; via the coding sequence ATGAAAAGAGTCACCACGATCATCATTGGCGCCGGTCAGTCCGGCTTGGCCATGAGTCACAGTCTGGCTAGGCAATCTGTCGAGCATGTCATTTTGGAGCGCGGCCGTGTGGCAAACACCTGGCGCACCGAACGATGGAACTCGCTCCGGCTTTTGACGCCCAACTGGCAAAGCCGACTGCCGGGTCATGAGTACCATGGGACAGATCCCCACGGTTTCCGCACATTGATCGAGACCATCAGATTCTTCGACGACTATGCTAGGAAGACCGGCGCCCCGATTGAGACTCTGACGACGGTGCTCTCGGTCAAACGTCTTCGAAATGGCTATCGAGTCCAGACCGATCGCGGCGACTGGGAGTGCCTATGCCTGGTGCTGGCCAATGGGGCAATGACGCTCCCTGCACTGCCCGAGGTTGCGGCCGACCGGCCGTCTTGCCTGCAGTCTTTGGCTATCCCTGACTACAAGCGTCCTTGCGACATCGTCGGCGCTTCGGTTTTGATTGTCGGCGCCTCAGCGAGCGGCGTGCAGCTTGCTGAGGAGCTTGCCCTGGCAGGCCGCAACGTTTTTCTGTCGGTGGGAGAACATGTCCGGGTCCCTCGCCGTTACCGAGGGCATGACATCCTTTGGCTCATGAATGCCGCCGGCTATTTTGATCACAGCATCGCGGACGTTGACGACCTGTCGCGTGTCCGAACGCTGCCGTCGTTTCAGCTGGTCGGCAGCACTACCGGTCGTAGCGTCGACCTGAATCGGCTGCAGAAGCTTGGAGTAAAAATTGTCGGACGCTTGACGGCTTTTCGCGGGGGCAGGGCCTTGTTCTCTGGCAACCTCCATAACGTCTGCCGCCTGGCAGACCTAAAGATGCAGCGTCTGCTCCGAACCTTGGACGCGTGGATCGACGAGTCGTTGCCGCAGAGTCGATCCCTGGGCGGTGCTTTTCCGAATCCGACGCTGGTGCCCGACAACCCTGAGCTGGTTCTCGACCTGAAAGCGGCCGGCATCGACTCAATTCTCTGGGCCACCGGGTTGAAGCCGGACTATTCGTTTTTAGATCTGCCGGTGTTTGATGCTCGCGGACGGCTGATGCATGACGGCGGCGTGGTCGGCGCGCCGGGTGTGTACGTGCTCGGGCTGCCCTTTATGCGCACCCGGAAATCCAGCCTGATCGACGGAGCCGCAGATGATGCAAAGGCGCTGGCGGCTCATCTGGTGGGCTATTTGAACGACTCCAGAACGCAGGTCGCCTGA
- a CDS encoding class I SAM-dependent methyltransferase yields the protein MNERFQRRIQRYGWDKAAPFYEAGWEKPLAPAHQELLRLAEPRLGESVIDIACGTGMVTFPIADAVGPDGRVVATDLSDRMVAAVRRVAQEDYHLQVEAFRADAESLTAIGNETFDLVTCALGLMYCPNPLNAIREAFRALRPGGRAVFAVWGDRRNCGWAEIFPIVDAEVQSTVCPMFFQLGAEDTLAGQMMEAGFSGVRQRRIQCTLPYKDARSAADAALLGGPVALAYSRFESATKRRVRIAYLRSISPYRIAEGFSIPGEYVICRGVKP from the coding sequence ATGAACGAACGTTTTCAACGACGTATTCAGCGCTATGGATGGGACAAAGCCGCCCCGTTCTATGAAGCGGGCTGGGAAAAGCCGCTTGCGCCGGCGCATCAAGAACTCCTGCGGCTTGCTGAGCCCCGACTCGGTGAATCGGTAATCGACATCGCGTGTGGGACAGGTATGGTGACGTTTCCGATTGCGGACGCTGTTGGACCGGATGGCCGGGTTGTGGCCACGGACCTGTCCGACAGGATGGTGGCCGCCGTACGCCGGGTTGCTCAAGAGGACTATCACCTTCAGGTCGAGGCCTTTCGCGCAGACGCCGAATCCTTGACCGCGATAGGAAACGAGACGTTTGACCTCGTGACCTGCGCCCTGGGTCTGATGTATTGCCCGAATCCGCTCAACGCAATTCGCGAAGCATTTCGCGCTTTAAGACCGGGCGGTCGAGCGGTTTTTGCCGTGTGGGGAGATCGCCGCAACTGCGGATGGGCCGAGATATTTCCCATAGTCGATGCTGAGGTCCAGTCCACGGTTTGCCCGATGTTCTTTCAGCTCGGGGCTGAGGACACCTTGGCCGGGCAAATGATGGAGGCAGGTTTTTCAGGCGTTCGACAGCGCCGAATTCAATGCACCCTGCCCTATAAGGACGCCAGAAGCGCTGCGGATGCTGCGCTGTTGGGCGGGCCGGTTGCACTTGCCTACAGTCGATTTGAGTCGGCAACTAAGCGGCGCGTACGGATCGCCTACCTAAGGTCAATTAGTCCCTACCGGATCGCTGAGGGTTTCTCCATTCCTGGTGAGTATGTGATCTGCCGAGGCGTTAAGCCCTAG
- a CDS encoding OsmC family protein produces MSEQISSDTQLNGVNVAAILEAREALEAAPDAANFRFAARSQWLNGVHTRMEIDQFFGLGEPQSRSKTFIVDSDHPEVFAAPDAAPTPVELVLAGLAGCLSAGIASVAENRAIELRSVEAVVEGDMNLHGILGIDPKVRNGFNAIRVTYNIDAEASTEDIEALVAQSQKRSAVFDIITNPTNVFVTVHS; encoded by the coding sequence ATGAGTGAACAAATTTCCTCTGACACACAGCTCAATGGCGTCAACGTCGCCGCAATCTTGGAGGCTCGCGAAGCTCTAGAGGCCGCGCCGGACGCGGCGAACTTTCGCTTTGCGGCACGTAGTCAGTGGCTCAACGGCGTGCATACCCGCATGGAGATCGACCAGTTTTTTGGTCTCGGTGAGCCACAGAGCCGCAGCAAGACGTTTATCGTCGATTCCGATCACCCGGAAGTATTTGCTGCTCCCGACGCAGCGCCGACCCCCGTGGAGCTGGTCTTGGCCGGCCTTGCCGGATGCTTGTCCGCCGGAATTGCCTCCGTAGCGGAAAACCGCGCCATCGAACTGCGCTCGGTTGAGGCGGTGGTTGAAGGCGACATGAACCTTCACGGAATTCTCGGCATCGACCCCAAGGTACGTAACGGATTTAACGCCATTCGAGTCACCTACAACATCGACGCCGAGGCCAGCACTGAGGACATCGAAGCGTTGGTCGCCCAGTCCCAAAAGCGGTCGGCCGTGTTCGACATCATCACGAATCCCACAAACGTTTTTGTGACGGTTCATTCCTGA
- a CDS encoding AraC family transcriptional regulator: MREANHSRYVCLPMKSVFESNPSASDPLAKIIGALDLKGSVFLEGEFTAPWAISAHVTKEDCQPWVMEPCQVIAYHIVTEGELLVSMDAGDGYREHCRATRGDIIFLPSNALHVLASETGVPPVSGDDLLIPAEPDGLLQIRYGGGGTPTRMLCGFMATGSQPFPLLDCLPELLVIHIDSLPMRDWIQASMAMAARELGRGRAVGADFVSSLCRLLLIEALRAHVERHPQPQGWLAGLADPRIARALSVIHQNLSEPPRIEDLARSVAMSRSAFVDRFTDVMGIGPRAYLQAQRLDAASSLLRDTGLSASEVAYRVGYSAPEAFSRAFKRRTGLSPADWRKSA; encoded by the coding sequence GTGCGAGAAGCAAACCACAGTCGTTACGTCTGTCTGCCCATGAAATCCGTGTTCGAAAGCAACCCGTCGGCTTCCGACCCCTTGGCGAAGATCATTGGGGCACTCGACCTAAAGGGCTCTGTCTTCCTCGAGGGTGAATTCACCGCACCGTGGGCCATCTCGGCCCACGTCACAAAAGAGGACTGTCAGCCTTGGGTGATGGAACCATGTCAAGTGATTGCGTATCACATCGTCACTGAAGGAGAGCTATTGGTCTCGATGGACGCGGGCGATGGCTACCGAGAACACTGCCGCGCAACGCGCGGGGACATTATTTTTCTGCCGTCTAACGCATTGCATGTACTAGCCAGCGAAACCGGCGTGCCGCCCGTGTCTGGCGACGATTTACTGATTCCCGCTGAGCCGGACGGGCTTCTCCAGATCCGGTACGGTGGCGGTGGCACACCAACAAGAATGCTGTGCGGATTCATGGCGACGGGCTCACAACCATTCCCATTGCTGGATTGCTTGCCGGAGCTACTGGTCATTCATATTGACAGCCTGCCGATGCGCGACTGGATTCAGGCATCTATGGCTATGGCCGCTCGCGAACTCGGGCGCGGGCGAGCCGTCGGCGCAGATTTCGTTTCCAGCTTGTGCCGCCTGCTCTTGATCGAAGCGCTTCGAGCGCATGTCGAGCGCCATCCCCAGCCTCAAGGTTGGCTGGCAGGGCTAGCCGATCCTCGTATCGCACGGGCGCTGAGCGTGATTCATCAGAATCTCTCGGAGCCACCCCGTATTGAGGATCTCGCCCGCTCGGTTGCCATGTCACGGTCCGCTTTTGTGGACCGCTTTACCGACGTAATGGGAATCGGCCCGCGCGCCTATCTGCAGGCACAGCGGCTGGACGCGGCGTCCTCACTGCTTAGAGACACCGGCCTGAGCGCGTCAGAGGTCGCGTACCGCGTAGGGTACAGCGCGCCGGAAGCGTTTTCGCGCGCCTTCAAGCGAAGAACCGGTCTATCGCCGGCAGACTGGCGCAAGTCCGCATGA
- a CDS encoding homocysteine S-methyltransferase family protein — translation MENPKYRRCLPQLNDEYLLTDGGLETTMIFHYGLDLPLFAAFTLLRSDWGQTALRLYYESYIKVARSQNLGLILDSPTWRASERWGSQLGYSQQDLVKANQQSIEMLFELREAFEDDRPFVVSGNVGPYGDGYAPDELLDPQDAADYHSAQIETFAHAGVDMISAITMTHTGEAIGINRACARRGVPLVLSFTVETDGRLPSGQSLGDAIDEVDADLSRGPAYYMINCAHPDHFRPVLESNEKWRSRIGGLRTNASRKSHAELDEAETLDEGNPLELAQQHKELMAYLPKLRVFGGCCGTDHRHVGAIGRVCLGKSSELIGLKAS, via the coding sequence ATGGAAAACCCAAAATATCGGCGCTGCCTGCCTCAGCTCAATGACGAGTATCTGCTGACCGACGGCGGCCTGGAAACGACGATGATTTTCCACTACGGCCTGGATTTGCCCTTATTTGCTGCCTTTACGCTGTTGCGATCCGACTGGGGACAGACCGCGCTTCGTCTCTATTACGAGAGCTACATCAAGGTTGCCCGTTCGCAGAACCTTGGGCTGATTCTCGATAGCCCCACCTGGCGAGCAAGTGAACGCTGGGGTAGCCAGCTCGGATACAGCCAGCAGGATCTCGTGAAAGCCAATCAGCAGAGCATCGAGATGCTTTTTGAGCTCCGCGAGGCATTTGAGGATGACCGACCGTTTGTCGTCAGCGGCAATGTTGGACCCTATGGTGATGGCTATGCACCCGATGAACTGCTGGACCCGCAAGATGCGGCCGACTATCACAGCGCCCAGATTGAAACCTTTGCTCACGCTGGTGTTGACATGATCAGCGCCATCACGATGACCCACACGGGCGAAGCGATCGGAATCAATCGAGCCTGCGCCCGTCGAGGTGTTCCCCTTGTGCTCTCGTTTACGGTGGAAACTGACGGCCGGCTGCCTTCCGGTCAATCGCTTGGCGATGCCATTGACGAGGTGGACGCAGATCTGTCCAGAGGCCCGGCGTATTACATGATCAACTGCGCTCACCCCGACCACTTTCGACCGGTGCTTGAAAGCAACGAAAAGTGGCGAAGCAGGATTGGTGGGCTCCGAACCAACGCGTCGCGCAAAAGCCATGCTGAGTTGGACGAGGCAGAGACGCTGGACGAAGGAAATCCCCTCGAGCTGGCCCAGCAGCACAAGGAGCTGATGGCGTACCTACCTAAGCTACGTGTTTTCGGAGGATGCTGCGGTACTGATCACCGCCATGTCGGCGCAATCGGACGCGTCTGCCTCGGCAAGAGCTCTGAGCTCATCGGGCTAAAGGCCTCCTAG
- a CDS encoding choice-of-anchor Q domain-containing protein has translation MRCQQSYIDVCPLTEHTSPIPARLGFFFAALLLLVTVRATAVSILVTTTIDEISVNGQCSLREAVQAANSDLPVDVCAAGNGADLILLGSGTYTLEIVGREEDENLTGDLDLTASLTMVGTGQDQTIIDGGSLDRVINVDPGSIGVSVSIEGLTIRGGDAERNTGLREDFGGGIRNHGELTLRDVTLRNNIAFSGGAIENRGVLTLQRTVLVENIATWDGGGVFIAPGATTTIEDSRILRNSAVSSFGGGIGNQGTLALYRSELSDNNALAEGGGLFSDSMLQVESSLVASNGSDIGGGIFIQSGTSTLTNVTISGNESRILGNGGGLAASGTGTPNVTLLHVTITDNFPDGIFVDGSGVSSTVANTIIAGNQVADCVSIENSLMSEGHNLDSDGSCVTDGINGDLTRADPGLGPLASNEGPLSTHALVDGSPAIDSGNNDRCAASDQRGIERPLDGDGDGQISCDIGAFEVSRDLILADGFED, from the coding sequence ATGCGTTGTCAGCAAAGCTATATCGACGTGTGCCCGCTCACTGAGCATACGTCCCCTATTCCGGCCCGGCTCGGTTTTTTCTTCGCTGCTCTCCTACTCCTCGTTACGGTCCGCGCTACGGCCGTATCGATTCTGGTCACTACAACCATCGACGAGATTTCCGTCAACGGGCAGTGTAGCCTTCGCGAGGCCGTCCAGGCTGCTAACTCTGACCTTCCTGTAGATGTTTGCGCCGCCGGAAATGGGGCAGACCTAATCTTGCTCGGCTCGGGTACCTACACCCTTGAAATCGTTGGTCGGGAAGAGGACGAAAATCTGACTGGTGATCTGGATTTAACCGCGTCATTGACCATGGTCGGTACGGGGCAGGACCAAACGATCATCGACGGTGGCTCCCTGGATCGAGTTATCAATGTGGATCCAGGGAGCATCGGCGTCTCGGTATCCATCGAAGGCTTAACGATTCGTGGCGGTGACGCAGAAAGGAACACCGGTTTACGAGAGGACTTCGGAGGGGGAATTCGAAACCATGGTGAGTTGACGCTCCGCGACGTCACGCTGCGAAACAATATTGCCTTCTCAGGGGGCGCAATCGAGAATCGCGGTGTGCTAACGCTGCAACGGACGGTGCTGGTTGAGAATATCGCCACCTGGGATGGCGGCGGGGTATTCATTGCACCAGGCGCTACCACAACTATTGAAGACTCTAGAATTCTCCGTAATAGCGCGGTCTCAAGCTTTGGTGGGGGCATTGGCAACCAAGGCACTTTGGCCCTATACCGATCCGAATTATCTGACAACAACGCCCTGGCCGAAGGCGGTGGTTTATTCTCAGATAGCATGCTGCAGGTGGAGTCGAGTTTGGTGGCCAGTAATGGCTCAGACATTGGTGGCGGGATCTTCATTCAAAGCGGCACGTCAACGCTGACGAACGTCACGATCAGCGGCAACGAATCTCGGATCCTTGGCAATGGTGGTGGACTTGCCGCCTCTGGGACCGGCACGCCAAACGTAACGCTGCTACATGTCACGATCACCGATAATTTCCCGGACGGAATTTTTGTTGACGGCAGTGGCGTATCCAGTACGGTCGCAAACACCATTATTGCCGGTAATCAGGTTGCCGACTGTGTCAGTATTGAGAATAGCCTTATGTCCGAAGGGCACAACCTGGACAGCGATGGCAGCTGCGTCACCGATGGAATCAATGGCGATCTAACTCGCGCCGATCCTGGACTTGGACCTTTGGCTAGCAATGAAGGGCCGCTATCGACGCACGCGCTCGTCGATGGCAGTCCCGCGATTGATTCTGGCAACAACGATCGTTGTGCCGCCAGCGATCAGCGCGGCATCGAACGTCCGCTCGACGGTGACGGCGACGGCCAAATTTCTTGTGATATCGGGGCCTTCGAGGTCAGTCGAGATCTAATCCTTGCTGATGGCTTCGAGGACTGA
- a CDS encoding OsmC family protein yields MQNLKDTKTALDRAARLVAERPAFGQRTYYATATLNGSMECLIREKHHDLIADVPPGMGGTDQGPSPSCLLRAAMASCVAIGIRSFAIRAEVEVEQVQVRFETDVDARGQLGVCASAAPGFEAGRLQISVYSCETPDAVKAVVQQSLTLSPMLDAVRCRTPIETCVKVILTQETAR; encoded by the coding sequence ATGCAAAACCTTAAGGACACCAAAACCGCGCTGGATCGCGCAGCCCGGCTGGTTGCGGAAAGGCCGGCCTTTGGGCAGCGAACCTATTACGCAACGGCGACGTTGAACGGCAGTATGGAGTGTTTGATTCGGGAAAAGCACCATGACCTGATTGCCGACGTGCCGCCAGGGATGGGCGGAACCGATCAAGGTCCATCCCCCTCCTGTTTGCTGCGTGCCGCGATGGCGAGCTGCGTGGCGATTGGCATCAGGAGCTTTGCGATTCGAGCGGAAGTTGAAGTTGAACAGGTTCAGGTTCGATTCGAGACCGATGTCGACGCCCGCGGCCAGCTCGGGGTATGCGCGAGCGCTGCGCCAGGCTTTGAGGCCGGCCGGCTCCAAATCAGCGTCTACTCCTGCGAGACGCCCGATGCGGTCAAAGCGGTGGTTCAACAGTCTCTGACGCTTAGCCCGATGCTGGATGCGGTCCGGTGTCGAACTCCTATCGAAACCTGTGTGAAAGTAATTTTGACCCAAGAGACAGCTCGATGA
- a CDS encoding class I SAM-dependent methyltransferase: MKTSLYQQYEAQRSWRSFDRVFRRLGAIEGKRILDLGAGSGFVARSLSQQGAEVTAVDGDADLVQEARLDPGGVNWMCANFGDLDLSSGRQIDGIWSSFAIAYVEDPVAWLTRVRQSLSPGGWIAVVEMADLLNHEPLGISDREAIAGFVDDARLSGRYWFDAAHRLDDWIVGSGLSITWSADLDDLELCFDGPASDQVLNAWRRRLSRMPRLQSMTSRGFTERFLHCLADSSHRSHTRVRAVVARRPQLDDE; the protein is encoded by the coding sequence ATGAAAACGAGTCTGTACCAACAGTATGAAGCTCAACGGAGTTGGCGCTCGTTCGACCGTGTCTTTCGCCGTCTTGGGGCTATTGAGGGAAAACGGATCCTGGACCTGGGCGCAGGTTCAGGGTTCGTTGCCCGGTCCTTATCTCAACAAGGCGCGGAGGTTACCGCTGTTGATGGGGACGCAGATCTCGTCCAGGAGGCCCGTCTCGACCCGGGTGGCGTCAACTGGATGTGCGCCAATTTTGGCGATTTGGACCTCTCATCCGGTCGGCAAATCGACGGAATCTGGTCATCGTTTGCAATCGCCTATGTCGAAGACCCCGTTGCCTGGCTGACTCGCGTTCGTCAGAGTCTCTCGCCGGGCGGATGGATCGCCGTTGTAGAGATGGCTGATCTCCTGAACCATGAGCCGCTCGGGATATCGGACCGAGAAGCGATCGCGGGATTTGTCGACGACGCACGCTTGTCAGGAAGGTACTGGTTCGACGCCGCACACCGCCTCGACGACTGGATCGTTGGATCAGGCCTTTCCATAACCTGGTCAGCCGACCTCGATGACCTGGAACTCTGTTTCGACGGTCCAGCGAGTGATCAAGTGCTTAATGCCTGGCGTAGGCGGCTATCGCGTATGCCGCGCCTTCAATCCATGACATCGCGGGGATTCACCGAACGGTTTCTGCACTGTCTCGCTGATTCTTCGCACCGTAGCCATACTCGCGTACGGGCGGTTGTCGCACGCCGTCCACAGCTCGACGATGAGTAA